One genomic region from Marinobacter szutsaonensis encodes:
- a CDS encoding tyrosine-type recombinase/integrase: protein MLDSTSSLFSTPAFISNNDQRYFNPHWRPMALRSKDTNAPYSVTQASLNASRTALQTFFKYLVAQDYLQRNPLLDVRKRDRNAKPNLNQDKDAEVRRLTDWQWSYLLETLTELASNNPAYERHLFVIVTMKSLFLRVSELAPRPVDRGQIRTPTFGDFRRTIVDGEPYWVYSVFGKGDKTRQVTLPDAYLSYLKRWRNHLGLTSPLPVPGESTPILPSKKGDAIGKRQVQRIYEQAMVATADRMEREGFTDEAKQMLAIRSETHYLRHTGASQAIEAGGDIRHISEELGHANATFTESVYVNSEQVRRRTEGRRRLV from the coding sequence ATGTTAGACTCCACCTCAAGTTTGTTTAGCACTCCCGCTTTTATCAGCAATAATGACCAGCGTTATTTCAATCCACATTGGCGCCCCATGGCCCTGCGCTCCAAGGACACCAATGCCCCCTACTCCGTAACGCAGGCAAGCCTGAATGCCAGCCGGACAGCATTGCAGACCTTTTTCAAATACCTGGTGGCACAGGATTACCTGCAACGAAACCCGTTGCTGGATGTTCGAAAACGGGACCGGAATGCCAAACCGAACCTTAATCAGGACAAAGATGCTGAAGTGCGGCGACTGACAGACTGGCAGTGGTCGTATCTGCTCGAAACCCTCACCGAACTCGCCAGCAACAATCCCGCATACGAACGCCATCTTTTCGTGATCGTAACCATGAAAAGCCTGTTTCTGCGAGTCAGCGAATTGGCCCCCAGACCCGTCGACCGAGGCCAAATCAGAACGCCCACATTCGGGGATTTCAGGCGAACTATCGTCGACGGCGAGCCCTATTGGGTCTATTCCGTTTTCGGCAAAGGCGACAAGACCCGACAGGTAACCCTGCCGGACGCCTACCTCAGTTACCTGAAGCGCTGGCGTAACCATCTGGGGCTCACCTCCCCCCTGCCCGTTCCCGGCGAATCCACACCGATCCTTCCTTCCAAAAAAGGAGATGCGATTGGTAAAAGGCAGGTTCAGCGGATCTATGAGCAGGCGATGGTCGCCACTGCGGATCGAATGGAGCGAGAAGGTTTTACCGATGAAGCCAAACAGATGCTGGCGATCCGATCCGAGACCCACTATCTTCGGCATACCGGTGCTAGCCAGGCGATAGAGGCCGGTGGCGATATCCGGCACATCAGCGAAGAGCTCGGACACGCCAATGCTACTTTCACCGAATCGGTTTACGTGAATTCCGAACAGGTCAGAAGGCGCACCGAGGGCCGACGCCGACTGGTCTGA
- a CDS encoding malate:quinone oxidoreductase, with protein MNVIVIGAGIMGTTFATLAKELAPELDITILERLDGPGSGNSWVFNNAGTGHEANCELNYTPVDEEVISVEKAVKIHAQFNVAKQFWAYLIQKGAIKDPKSFINQTKHCTIVSEPSIQELKLRFKEMAGHHFFEQMRYSEDFDEIKSWIPYIMEERPRHEKMAATVIETGTDVNFGALTEQMARHAVDDLGVKIEYGTHVKRVHRSPAGSWLVETRSRGVDRQFKADVLFVGAGGGAFPILKKSHLPFARRFTGFPVGGRFLQAEITEEQAKQYRAKTYGKAKVGAPPMSVPHLDLRVSDGKYYLLFGPFASFKPVLERGRGFIDYLRSMRIHDIPSLLNVALEHFPLVKYLVSETFKGEKSMFEELDSFAPGMSKKFNWKAVEAGQRMQIIRDGDLQMGTEILVSSDKTYGTLLGASPGASVSPEVMLRCLEQLLPSIFTSEEAEKKKKEIFPEDNLDALAKNPERYREIRDAVNERLGIKPSASQQD; from the coding sequence ATGAATGTAATTGTTATCGGCGCAGGAATAATGGGCACTACTTTCGCCACCCTGGCGAAGGAATTGGCACCGGAACTGGATATCACCATTCTGGAAAGACTGGACGGCCCCGGTTCCGGGAATTCCTGGGTGTTCAACAACGCAGGTACCGGGCACGAGGCGAATTGTGAGCTCAACTACACCCCGGTGGACGAAGAGGTTATTTCAGTCGAAAAGGCTGTAAAGATTCACGCCCAGTTCAACGTCGCCAAGCAGTTCTGGGCCTATCTGATCCAGAAGGGAGCGATCAAGGATCCCAAATCGTTCATCAACCAGACCAAGCACTGCACCATCGTCTCCGAGCCGTCGATTCAGGAGCTGAAGCTGCGATTTAAAGAGATGGCGGGACATCACTTCTTTGAGCAGATGCGCTATTCAGAAGACTTTGATGAGATCAAGAGCTGGATTCCTTACATCATGGAGGAGCGTCCTCGCCATGAAAAAATGGCCGCGACCGTTATCGAGACCGGCACAGACGTCAACTTTGGTGCGCTGACTGAGCAAATGGCCAGGCACGCTGTTGACGATCTTGGGGTGAAGATTGAATACGGCACCCACGTCAAGCGTGTGCATCGCAGCCCGGCCGGTAGCTGGCTTGTGGAAACCCGGAGCAGGGGGGTTGATCGCCAGTTCAAGGCGGATGTCCTGTTTGTCGGTGCTGGCGGTGGCGCATTCCCGATCCTGAAAAAGAGCCATCTGCCATTCGCTCGTCGTTTTACCGGCTTTCCCGTTGGCGGGCGTTTCCTGCAAGCCGAGATTACCGAAGAGCAGGCCAAGCAATACAGGGCCAAGACCTATGGGAAGGCGAAAGTGGGTGCACCGCCGATGTCTGTCCCGCACCTCGATCTGCGCGTATCGGATGGAAAGTATTATCTTCTGTTTGGCCCGTTTGCCTCGTTCAAACCGGTGCTGGAGAGAGGGCGGGGGTTCATCGATTACCTTCGCTCAATGCGGATCCACGATATTCCGAGTCTGCTGAATGTCGCCCTTGAGCACTTCCCCCTGGTCAAATACCTGGTTTCAGAGACTTTCAAGGGCGAAAAGAGCATGTTCGAGGAGTTGGACAGCTTCGCGCCGGGCATGAGCAAGAAGTTCAACTGGAAGGCGGTCGAGGCCGGCCAGCGTATGCAGATCATCCGGGATGGGGACCTGCAGATGGGCACCGAGATCCTGGTCTCCAGTGACAAGACCTACGGCACATTGCTGGGCGCGTCTCCCGGTGCTTCGGTATCGCCGGAGGTCATGTTGCGTTGCCTGGAGCAGCTTTTGCCGTCTATTTTTACCAGTGAGGAAGCGGAGAAAAAGAAGAAAGAGATATTCCCCGAAGACAATCTGGATGCCCTGGCGAAGAATCCCGAGCGTTACCGGGAAATCCGGGATGCCGTTAATGAGCGGTTGGGGATCAAGCCGTCGGCATCACAGCAGGACTGA
- a CDS encoding isocitrate/isopropylmalate family dehydrogenase, whose amino-acid sequence MDRRISVTSPLVILHGDEMAQVAFEQILKKFVSSRLDIQLEEIDLSAENRLLTNGQVVLDAIDALQRHGVGVKNAGMTVNRQQLEDLLRKHPDVDGNNLDPLATKSPNGAIRKGMSGNITREDIQFRNLNIRRPEWVGRDIEVDTMEFGGIKDSFNQLSVATGVVKLMFVGSSGDPVELHRREIRKGDPWLLATNDIEDVKAWAHRFFQRAIAEKRDVYLGLKDTVIPGYDGAMRSVIEDIYHSDYKQQIEELGLDYYYELIDAQAARIVSNPPERALWGVPDNTTGRKLLKLVNQLKEFGIPGRGAHVSISRMSAGGGDQYGSFNMAAKEDGILKVIVDGDEKHARRVRKGDPMLLMSNDREAIKDWVLQVFRDASRKEKEVYFGLKREYMEYDEVYSDVITEVRRELASEDTPPPSFMIMRPSSQLKKMITDPPRNALYPSQNLDGDIFSDISAALGGSLATASSIIESKDGTMLFEAPHGTAHDLYLKYLESDGKIAHFNPSALIFALANALETLGEREGNEPLSHYAIQLKSALTDTVDRGVVTADLKGKTVDPASEQVVDMVGFLEAVEKALP is encoded by the coding sequence ATGGACAGAAGAATCAGTGTGACCTCGCCTCTCGTGATCCTGCACGGCGACGAAATGGCGCAGGTTGCGTTTGAGCAAATTCTCAAGAAATTCGTAAGTTCACGGCTTGATATTCAGCTTGAGGAAATCGACCTGTCTGCGGAAAACCGCCTGCTGACGAATGGCCAGGTGGTCCTCGATGCCATTGATGCGCTTCAGCGCCATGGCGTCGGTGTAAAGAATGCCGGTATGACCGTTAACCGGCAGCAGCTTGAGGACTTACTCAGGAAACACCCGGATGTGGACGGCAACAACCTGGACCCGCTGGCAACCAAATCGCCGAACGGGGCCATCCGGAAGGGCATGAGCGGCAACATAACCCGGGAAGACATTCAGTTCCGTAACCTCAATATCCGTCGTCCGGAGTGGGTGGGGCGTGATATCGAGGTGGATACCATGGAGTTCGGGGGTATCAAGGACAGCTTCAACCAGCTGTCCGTGGCAACCGGTGTGGTCAAGCTGATGTTCGTGGGCAGCAGTGGTGACCCTGTGGAGCTGCATCGCCGTGAGATCCGCAAGGGCGATCCCTGGCTGTTGGCAACGAACGACATTGAGGACGTAAAAGCCTGGGCGCACCGGTTCTTCCAGCGTGCCATCGCAGAGAAACGCGACGTCTACCTGGGGTTGAAAGATACGGTGATACCCGGCTACGACGGCGCCATGCGTTCGGTGATCGAGGATATCTACCACAGCGACTACAAACAGCAGATCGAGGAACTGGGTCTTGATTACTACTACGAACTGATTGATGCCCAGGCGGCGCGAATCGTTTCCAATCCTCCGGAGCGCGCGCTCTGGGGTGTGCCGGATAACACCACCGGACGCAAACTGCTCAAGCTGGTGAATCAACTCAAGGAATTTGGCATTCCGGGCCGGGGTGCCCATGTGTCCATCTCTCGGATGAGTGCCGGCGGTGGTGACCAGTACGGCAGCTTCAACATGGCCGCTAAGGAAGACGGCATTCTCAAGGTGATCGTCGACGGTGACGAGAAGCATGCCCGCCGGGTCAGAAAGGGCGATCCCATGCTGCTCATGTCCAATGACCGGGAAGCCATCAAGGACTGGGTACTTCAAGTGTTCCGCGACGCCTCGCGCAAGGAAAAAGAGGTGTATTTCGGCCTCAAACGCGAGTACATGGAGTACGACGAAGTCTACAGCGACGTGATAACCGAGGTGCGCCGTGAGTTGGCTAGTGAGGACACGCCGCCACCATCGTTCATGATCATGCGGCCTTCGAGCCAGCTCAAGAAGATGATCACCGATCCTCCCCGTAACGCGCTTTATCCCTCCCAGAACCTGGATGGGGACATCTTCTCGGATATCTCAGCTGCGCTGGGTGGAAGCCTGGCCACGGCCAGTTCGATCATCGAGAGCAAAGACGGCACCATGTTGTTCGAGGCGCCCCATGGCACGGCCCATGATCTGTACCTGAAGTATCTGGAGAGCGACGGCAAGATAGCCCATTTCAACCCCTCAGCATTGATTTTTGCGCTGGCCAACGCCCTGGAAACTCTCGGTGAGAGAGAGGGTAACGAGCCCCTGAGTCACTACGCAATTCAATTGAAGTCCGCATTAACCGATACGGTCGACCGAGGTGTCGTTACGGCCGATCTGAAAGGGAAAACCGTGGATCCGGCCTCCGAACAGGTAGTGGATATGGTGGGCTTTCTGGAAGCTGTAGAAAAAGCGCTTCCGTGA
- a CDS encoding complex I subunit 5 family protein, producing MITSPLLLITVILPLASLFLAFRPKGQTIYRYCLPLLPLPAILTGLMAEFHHWLELPWLLIGGVWGLDELRQTFLLLTSVLWATAGIFAVGYLETRKPRAFCVFWALTLTGNLGLIISVDLASFYSFFALMTFAAYGLVVHERTDEANRAGRVYLAMAVTGEMALLTGLLMAAHQADSTLLTELPGAIAESDRSGMIIALLVSGFGVKAGLPFLHFWLPLAHPVAPTPASAVLSGAMIKAGLLGWLVTLPFGEISLPAWGNTLVVLGAIGALGGAALGLNQVRPKTVLAYSSISQMGLITLMVGAAMANMEHAATLFSVIALYALHHGLAKGCLFLSTAVQLPAQRRFRWILWLLIALPGLSLAGLPFTSGAAAKFAMKDALKPEQYDFAVAEYLPLIMTAGAVATMLLIWRFIWTLHQSAQTGHNHPFKWLGWVAATVCSLVAFWFLPGARSEAGHSWFVLTPGEVWSLSWPIVAATALAAVWWLARGRNGSGTG from the coding sequence ATGATTACCTCTCCACTGCTGCTGATAACTGTGATTCTCCCTTTGGCCTCTCTTTTCCTGGCCTTCAGGCCCAAGGGGCAGACGATTTACCGGTACTGCCTGCCACTGCTACCACTTCCGGCAATACTGACGGGCCTGATGGCTGAATTCCACCACTGGCTGGAGCTGCCCTGGTTACTTATTGGCGGGGTTTGGGGGCTGGATGAGTTACGGCAGACCTTCCTTCTGCTCACGTCTGTGCTCTGGGCAACGGCCGGTATCTTTGCTGTAGGCTACCTGGAGACACGCAAACCACGCGCATTCTGCGTGTTCTGGGCCCTCACGCTAACGGGCAACCTGGGCCTGATAATCTCTGTGGATCTTGCCAGCTTTTACAGCTTCTTTGCCCTCATGACCTTTGCCGCCTATGGGCTCGTAGTCCATGAGCGTACCGACGAAGCCAACCGGGCAGGGCGGGTCTACCTCGCCATGGCCGTAACGGGAGAGATGGCCCTGCTCACCGGTCTGCTAATGGCGGCCCACCAGGCCGACAGCACATTGCTTACCGAACTGCCCGGTGCCATTGCAGAATCGGACCGGAGCGGAATGATCATCGCCTTGCTGGTGTCCGGCTTCGGCGTCAAGGCGGGGCTTCCGTTTCTTCACTTCTGGCTGCCCCTGGCGCATCCGGTCGCGCCAACACCGGCCAGTGCCGTGCTCAGCGGTGCAATGATCAAGGCAGGATTACTTGGCTGGCTCGTTACACTGCCTTTCGGTGAAATATCGTTGCCAGCCTGGGGTAATACGCTCGTGGTTCTTGGTGCGATCGGAGCGCTAGGCGGCGCAGCACTCGGTTTAAACCAGGTTCGCCCGAAAACCGTTCTGGCTTATTCGAGCATCAGCCAGATGGGGCTTATTACCCTGATGGTTGGCGCTGCCATGGCGAATATGGAACACGCTGCAACGCTTTTCTCTGTCATCGCCTTGTATGCGTTACACCATGGTCTGGCCAAAGGGTGCCTTTTCCTTTCCACGGCAGTGCAGCTGCCGGCACAACGCCGGTTTCGGTGGATTCTGTGGTTATTAATAGCATTACCCGGTTTGTCACTCGCGGGCCTGCCGTTTACCAGTGGGGCAGCCGCCAAATTCGCCATGAAGGATGCCTTGAAGCCTGAACAGTATGATTTCGCCGTGGCGGAATACTTACCCCTGATAATGACCGCCGGGGCTGTTGCCACCATGCTACTGATCTGGCGGTTTATCTGGACCCTCCATCAAAGCGCTCAGACAGGGCATAACCATCCTTTCAAATGGCTTGGCTGGGTGGCAGCAACGGTATGCAGCCTCGTGGCATTCTGGTTTTTACCTGGAGCCCGATCCGAGGCAGGACATTCCTGGTTCGTGCTGACACCAGGTGAAGTCTGGAGCCTGAGTTGGCCAATCGTGGCCGCAACGGCGCTAGCTGCCGTGTGGTGGCTCGCGAGGGGGCGTAATGGCTCTGGTACGGGGTGA
- a CDS encoding proton-conducting transporter membrane subunit: MTTGALLPVFALMTSLTAAVIIFTLPEHKHQLRTAVNLVAAVLKLLLVGLMVWGVFQGREYGISFPMIPGVEFVLRADALAMLFAGLSASLWLLTTVYAVGYLEDSPNRSRFFGFFSLCVASTMGIALAGNLFTFFLFYEMLTLSTYPLVVHRGTQQALQAGRTYIIYTLTGGAVLLFGIAMLHNFSGDLPFRPGGHFADVTPDLQAPLTLVFVILIAGLGVKAAIVPLHGWLPTAMVAPAPVSALLHAVAVVKAGAFGIVRVVFEIYGLETANALGLLSGLAAIAAFTIIYGSARALSQSDLKRRLAFSTVSQVSYIILGLCLAGPVGVAGGLVHLVHQGVMKITLFFCAGNYAETLGIHRIDELDGAGRRMPATSVAFTLAAFGMIGTPPLAGFITKWTMGTGALAAGMDWVIAVLVVSSLLNAAYFLPVLNRIWFREQKKEWPEERQWGRFETSAWLLWPPLITAGFLVLAGLLASASFSPLGWVELIVAREVDL, translated from the coding sequence ATGACTACCGGCGCCTTGCTACCGGTTTTTGCACTGATGACCTCCCTTACTGCGGCTGTCATCATTTTCACCTTGCCTGAACACAAGCACCAACTCCGAACCGCGGTAAACCTTGTCGCCGCGGTACTGAAGCTCCTGCTGGTCGGCCTGATGGTCTGGGGTGTGTTTCAGGGTAGGGAGTACGGGATTTCTTTCCCCATGATCCCCGGGGTAGAGTTCGTGCTCCGTGCGGACGCCCTCGCCATGCTCTTTGCGGGACTGTCTGCATCATTGTGGCTGTTGACCACGGTGTATGCGGTGGGTTACCTGGAAGACTCCCCGAATCGAAGTCGATTCTTCGGTTTTTTCAGTCTGTGCGTGGCCAGCACCATGGGGATTGCTCTGGCGGGAAATCTGTTCACCTTCTTTCTTTTCTACGAGATGCTCACGCTCTCCACCTATCCTCTGGTGGTACACCGCGGAACCCAACAGGCATTGCAGGCCGGGCGCACCTATATCATCTATACGCTCACCGGAGGTGCGGTTCTGCTGTTTGGAATCGCTATGCTCCACAATTTTTCCGGTGACCTGCCATTCCGGCCGGGCGGTCATTTTGCCGATGTGACACCGGATCTGCAGGCGCCCCTGACACTCGTTTTCGTGATTTTGATCGCCGGTTTAGGCGTAAAAGCCGCCATAGTGCCGCTGCATGGCTGGTTGCCAACGGCCATGGTCGCTCCGGCGCCGGTTAGCGCGCTGCTGCATGCGGTGGCTGTGGTAAAAGCAGGGGCTTTCGGCATTGTCCGGGTGGTGTTCGAAATCTACGGTCTGGAAACAGCAAATGCGCTTGGTTTGTTATCGGGGTTGGCCGCCATTGCTGCATTCACGATCATCTATGGCTCTGCAAGGGCGTTGAGTCAATCCGACCTGAAGCGACGTCTGGCGTTCTCAACCGTCAGTCAGGTGTCTTATATCATTCTCGGGCTTTGTTTAGCCGGGCCGGTGGGCGTGGCCGGCGGCCTGGTCCATCTGGTTCATCAGGGCGTCATGAAGATCACACTGTTCTTCTGCGCGGGCAACTACGCGGAAACACTGGGAATACACAGAATAGATGAACTCGATGGTGCAGGGCGGCGAATGCCGGCTACTTCTGTCGCTTTCACCCTTGCCGCGTTCGGCATGATCGGAACGCCACCACTGGCGGGGTTCATCACCAAATGGACCATGGGCACCGGGGCCCTTGCAGCCGGCATGGATTGGGTGATTGCCGTGCTGGTGGTCAGCAGCCTGCTCAACGCGGCGTACTTTTTGCCGGTTCTGAACAGGATCTGGTTCCGCGAGCAGAAAAAGGAGTGGCCTGAGGAACGCCAATGGGGCCGCTTTGAAACCAGCGCCTGGCTGCTCTGGCCCCCGCTGATTACTGCCGGCTTCCTGGTACTGGCAGGCTTACTGGCTTCGGCATCGTTCAGCCCGCTGGGATGGGTCGAACTGATTGTGGCAAGAGAGGTGGACCTTTGA
- a CDS encoding proton-conducting transporter membrane subunit, which translates to MTLWLMAGLLFTPLAWAVLTLLAGFRWGRAITWLGIAIQVLVSLALWAVVVRDGGFQYPLGGWQAPLGIELRVDGLAVTFVLLTALVAAASGLHAGFYLDPDKQWHRYFWPLFWFLWAGLNVVWLGNDLFNLYVGLELISLSAVGLVALGGQSEALRAALRYLMAALLGSLAYLLGVALFYGEFGSLSLSGIAFALRQDSARDGAGFALVLMLFGLALKTALFPMHRWLPPAHGIARSPVSALLSALVVKGSFYIAARLWLELGAPLGSLALAQLLGLLGGMAVFWGGWQALRQPKLKQVVAYSSVAQIGYLFLLFPLTWNTTEAAALQAQQAMTLQVTSHALAKAAMFLSAGNLIMSVGSNRVNALAGVSHFLPFSLFSFGLAGVSLMGLPPTGGFAAKWLFLQASLATGQWWWLVVLLGGGLLSAAYVFRVYRASFVEDSNIDHFFHPARRLEIIPMILALLSLGLGLMAEPVLSVMALTFANGEGT; encoded by the coding sequence ATGACCCTGTGGTTGATGGCCGGGCTGTTGTTTACGCCGCTTGCCTGGGCAGTCCTGACACTACTGGCCGGATTCAGGTGGGGCCGGGCAATAACGTGGCTTGGCATAGCGATTCAGGTGTTGGTATCACTGGCGCTCTGGGCGGTTGTTGTCCGAGACGGAGGCTTTCAATATCCGCTGGGTGGCTGGCAGGCGCCCCTGGGAATAGAGCTACGGGTGGATGGCCTGGCGGTGACGTTTGTTCTGCTGACCGCGCTGGTGGCTGCGGCCTCCGGGCTGCACGCAGGCTTCTATCTGGATCCGGATAAACAGTGGCACCGGTATTTCTGGCCGCTGTTCTGGTTTCTCTGGGCTGGCCTGAATGTCGTCTGGCTGGGCAACGATCTGTTCAACCTGTACGTGGGCCTGGAACTGATAAGCCTGTCGGCGGTTGGCCTGGTTGCGCTTGGCGGGCAGTCGGAAGCCTTAAGGGCTGCTCTTCGTTACCTGATGGCCGCGTTACTGGGTTCCCTGGCGTACTTGTTGGGCGTCGCTCTGTTCTATGGCGAGTTTGGCAGCCTGTCGCTCTCGGGAATTGCCTTCGCATTGCGTCAGGACAGTGCCCGGGATGGCGCAGGTTTCGCCCTGGTACTGATGCTCTTTGGTTTGGCTCTGAAAACAGCGCTGTTTCCGATGCACCGCTGGTTGCCACCCGCTCACGGTATCGCAAGATCTCCAGTCAGCGCTCTGCTGTCAGCCCTGGTGGTGAAAGGGTCGTTCTATATCGCGGCACGGCTCTGGCTCGAACTGGGAGCGCCCCTGGGTTCACTTGCCCTCGCTCAGTTGCTCGGATTACTGGGAGGTATGGCGGTGTTCTGGGGTGGTTGGCAGGCGTTGCGGCAGCCGAAGCTCAAGCAGGTTGTGGCGTACTCGTCGGTCGCGCAGATCGGGTATCTGTTCCTGTTGTTCCCGCTGACCTGGAATACCACGGAGGCAGCGGCACTTCAGGCACAACAGGCCATGACCCTGCAGGTGACCAGCCATGCCCTGGCCAAGGCTGCGATGTTTCTCTCCGCCGGGAATCTGATCATGTCGGTAGGCAGCAATCGGGTGAATGCGCTGGCCGGTGTCAGCCATTTTCTTCCGTTTTCCCTGTTTTCATTTGGTCTGGCAGGGGTATCGCTAATGGGCTTGCCACCGACCGGCGGTTTCGCTGCGAAATGGCTGTTTCTTCAGGCAAGCCTCGCCACCGGTCAATGGTGGTGGCTGGTCGTACTTCTGGGCGGGGGATTGTTGTCCGCTGCCTACGTGTTCCGGGTGTACCGCGCCTCATTTGTCGAAGATTCCAATATCGATCATTTCTTTCATCCTGCCCGGCGCCTTGAGATCATCCCGATGATACTCGCTCTGCTTTCCCTGGGACTTGGCCTGATGGCCGAGCCGGTACTTTCCGTGATGGCCCTGACGTTCGCCAACGGGGAGGGCACATGA
- a CDS encoding cation:proton antiporter subunit C, which yields MTPSLFYAFAGAALCGIGLFGFIVISHLLRKLLAFNLMGSGVFLVLVGLAQHRSGPDPVPQALVLTGIVVAIAATALAVVLIRRYFHLSGKTALEDPARDTLPHQGPRKVREAPRE from the coding sequence ATGACGCCTTCTTTGTTTTACGCCTTCGCAGGAGCCGCTTTGTGCGGCATTGGCCTGTTCGGTTTTATCGTTATCTCGCACCTGTTGCGTAAGCTGCTGGCTTTCAATCTCATGGGTTCCGGAGTTTTCCTGGTATTGGTCGGCCTCGCCCAGCACCGCTCCGGACCGGATCCGGTGCCCCAGGCCCTGGTGCTCACCGGCATCGTGGTTGCCATTGCTGCCACCGCACTGGCAGTGGTCTTGATCCGGCGCTATTTCCATCTCTCCGGAAAGACCGCTCTGGAAGATCCTGCCCGGGACACTCTCCCGCACCAAGGGCCTCGCAAGGTCCGGGAGGCTCCACGCGAATGA
- a CDS encoding MnhB domain-containing protein: MKRDLALLPATAICLAFVSGLAYSIWQIAITIKPVDLPGLLGKNLDQSGVENPVTAVLLNFRSYDTLLEIGVLVIAGIAGISVARTSSLEDPELRTSDTLLYALQRWLIPLMLLLAGYLLWAGSDRPGGAFQAGAVLAASGVLMRLGGIPMDFLRPGIMLRLGLSLGFAVFLLVAVTSALHGGEFLAYPPELAKTLIVVIETVLTLSIAMVLLALFVSAPVNNAEEPEEGGSG, encoded by the coding sequence ATGAAACGTGATCTGGCCCTATTGCCTGCCACCGCGATTTGTCTGGCTTTTGTGTCTGGCCTGGCCTATTCGATCTGGCAGATCGCGATAACCATCAAACCAGTTGATTTGCCCGGTTTGCTGGGAAAGAACCTTGACCAAAGTGGTGTCGAGAACCCGGTCACCGCGGTGCTTCTTAATTTTCGAAGCTATGACACGCTTCTTGAAATCGGTGTACTGGTGATTGCCGGCATTGCCGGGATCTCAGTGGCCAGGACTTCATCGCTGGAAGATCCGGAGCTTCGAACCTCGGATACCTTGTTGTATGCGCTTCAACGTTGGTTAATCCCACTGATGCTGTTACTGGCCGGATATCTGCTGTGGGCCGGGTCCGATCGGCCCGGCGGCGCCTTTCAGGCCGGAGCCGTTCTGGCTGCGAGCGGTGTTCTGATGCGACTCGGCGGCATTCCGATGGACTTTCTGCGCCCGGGAATAATGCTTCGGCTCGGACTTTCACTGGGTTTCGCCGTGTTCCTGCTCGTTGCTGTTACCAGTGCTCTGCACGGAGGCGAGTTCCTGGCATACCCTCCCGAATTGGCCAAGACTCTTATCGTTGTCATCGAGACGGTTCTCACCCTTTCCATTGCCATGGTTTTGCTCGCGCTGTTTGTCTCCGCTCCGGTCAATAACGCAGAGGAACCGGAAGAGGGCGGTTCCGGATGA
- a CDS encoding hydrogenase subunit MbhD domain-containing protein, with protein MMMAEWLLDVLLVIALLVTAGSVLWSRDLFRAVVFFIAFGLLMALAWVRLHAPDVALAEAAIGAGLTGVLLLDAARHLSNGKPGGDDNEEEQP; from the coding sequence ATGATGATGGCTGAATGGTTGCTGGATGTTCTGCTTGTCATAGCTCTACTGGTAACGGCCGGGAGCGTTCTGTGGTCCCGTGACCTGTTCCGGGCTGTTGTCTTCTTTATTGCTTTCGGTTTGCTGATGGCCCTGGCCTGGGTACGCCTGCATGCACCCGATGTTGCGCTTGCCGAAGCAGCCATTGGGGCCGGACTGACGGGAGTGCTGCTGCTGGACGCTGCCCGCCATCTGTCGAACGGCAAACCCGGAGGTGATGACAACGAGGAAGAACAGCCATGA
- a CDS encoding monovalent cation/H(+) antiporter subunit G — translation MFDGLVIAVQLVLLVAGCVFFAMGSLGLFRFPDTLTRIHALTKADNLGLGFIVVALLPLAPSFAAGFKTLLIWVVALAASATSAHLVARAVRGNTVGGSRTEDDDG, via the coding sequence ATGTTTGACGGATTGGTGATTGCGGTTCAGTTGGTTCTGCTGGTCGCGGGCTGCGTGTTTTTTGCAATGGGCAGTCTTGGTCTATTCCGTTTCCCCGATACCCTTACACGTATTCATGCACTGACCAAGGCAGATAACCTGGGTTTGGGCTTCATTGTAGTGGCGTTACTGCCTCTTGCGCCTTCTTTCGCCGCCGGCTTCAAGACACTGCTGATCTGGGTTGTTGCATTGGCGGCCAGTGCCACCTCAGCGCATCTTGTAGCGCGGGCAGTGCGGGGCAATACCGTAGGGGGTTCCAGGACAGAGGATGATGATGGCTGA
- a CDS encoding monovalent cation/H+ antiporter complex subunit F: MNVVLLGVAAFLLLTLLLALIRIWRGPEAADRMLASQLFGTTGVALLLVLAYAHSWPALMDVALILAVLSVLAVAAFVTRVVRIDREDTAEDSGNAGSREEPHV, encoded by the coding sequence ATGAATGTGGTCCTGTTGGGCGTTGCTGCCTTTCTCCTGCTCACGTTGCTCCTTGCCCTGATCCGTATCTGGCGTGGTCCGGAGGCAGCAGACCGAATGTTGGCGTCCCAGTTATTTGGCACCACCGGCGTTGCCTTGTTGCTGGTACTGGCATACGCCCATTCGTGGCCGGCCCTGATGGATGTGGCGTTGATCCTTGCCGTGTTGTCGGTGCTGGCCGTGGCAGCCTTTGTCACCCGCGTGGTCAGGATTGACCGGGAAGACACGGCAGAGGACTCAGGCAATGCTGGGTCCAGGGAGGAGCCCCATGTTTGA